A region of Pseudomonas sp. Marseille-Q3773 DNA encodes the following proteins:
- a CDS encoding imelysin family protein, which produces MIRMPLASASLLAIAIALAGCGEGKDDKAAAPQAQAPAAASTTAAAPGAVDEAAGKAVVKHYAELVYAVYSDSLSTAKTLQSAVDAFLAKPNDETLKAARDAWVASRVPYLQSEVFRFGNTIIDDWEGQVNAWPLDEGLIDYVDKSYEHALGNPAANANIIANSEIQVGEEKIDVKQITPEKLASLNELGGSEANVATGYHAIEFLLWGQDLNGTGPGAGNRPASDYLEGKGATGGHNDRRRAYLKAVTDLLVKDLEEMVGNWAPNVADNYRAKLEAEPVNDGLRKMLFGMGSLSLGELAGERMKVSLEANSPEDEHDCFSDNTHYSHFYDAKGIRNVYLGEYTRPDGSKVTGPSLSSLVAKVDPAADATLKADLEATEAKIQVIVDHALKGEHYDQLIAADNAAGNQIVRDAIAALVKQTGAIEQAAGKLGIANLNPDTADHEF; this is translated from the coding sequence ATGATTCGAATGCCTCTGGCCTCCGCCAGTCTGCTGGCCATTGCCATCGCTCTCGCCGGTTGCGGTGAAGGCAAGGACGACAAGGCCGCCGCGCCGCAAGCCCAGGCACCGGCTGCCGCCAGCACCACCGCTGCAGCGCCCGGGGCTGTCGACGAGGCTGCCGGCAAGGCCGTAGTCAAGCATTACGCCGAGCTGGTGTATGCCGTGTACAGCGACTCCCTGAGCACCGCCAAGACCCTGCAGAGCGCTGTCGACGCGTTTCTGGCCAAGCCCAACGACGAAACCCTGAAGGCCGCCCGGGACGCCTGGGTCGCCTCCCGCGTACCGTACCTGCAGAGCGAAGTCTTCCGTTTCGGCAACACCATCATCGACGACTGGGAAGGCCAGGTGAACGCCTGGCCGCTGGACGAAGGCCTGATCGACTACGTCGACAAGAGCTACGAGCATGCCCTGGGCAACCCGGCAGCCAACGCCAACATCATCGCCAACAGCGAGATCCAGGTCGGCGAAGAGAAGATCGACGTCAAGCAGATCACCCCCGAGAAACTCGCCAGCCTGAACGAGCTGGGCGGTTCCGAAGCCAACGTCGCTACCGGCTACCACGCCATCGAGTTCCTGCTCTGGGGCCAGGACCTGAACGGCACCGGCCCGGGCGCAGGCAACCGTCCGGCTTCGGACTACCTGGAAGGCAAGGGCGCCACCGGCGGCCACAACGACCGCCGTCGCGCCTACCTGAAAGCGGTCACCGACCTGCTGGTCAAGGACCTCGAGGAAATGGTCGGCAACTGGGCACCGAACGTTGCCGACAACTACCGCGCCAAGCTTGAAGCCGAGCCGGTCAACGACGGCCTGCGCAAGATGCTGTTCGGCATGGGCAGCCTGTCGCTGGGCGAACTGGCGGGCGAGCGCATGAAGGTTTCGCTGGAAGCCAACTCGCCGGAAGACGAGCACGACTGCTTCAGCGACAACACCCACTACTCGCACTTCTACGACGCCAAGGGCATCCGCAACGTCTACCTGGGCGAGTACACCCGCCCGGACGGCAGCAAGGTGACCGGCCCAAGCCTGTCGTCGCTGGTGGCCAAGGTCGACCCGGCCGCCGACGCCACCCTCAAGGCCGACCTGGAAGCCACCGAAGCCAAGATCCAGGTGATCGTCGACCACGCCCTCAAGGGCGAGCACTACGACCAGCTGATCGCTGCCGACAACGCTGCCGGCAACCAGATCGTGCGTGACGCCATCGCCGCACTGGTCAAACAGACCGGTGCGATCGAGCAGGCTGCGGGCAAGCTGGGTATTGCCAACTTGAACCCGGATACTGCGGATCACGAATTCTGA